A single window of Triplophysa rosa linkage group LG20, Trosa_1v2, whole genome shotgun sequence DNA harbors:
- the pde4cb gene encoding cAMP-specific 3',5'-cyclic phosphodiesterase 4D isoform X6, producing the protein MIVTPFAQVLASLRTVRGNVAVLTHGQDRGNKRQPSTNPQSACKTNLSDEAYQKLAVETLEELDWCLDQLETLQTRHSVSEMASNKFKRMLNRELTQLSETSRSGNQVSEFISNTFLQKQHDVEVVSAACKEEKKRRPMSQISGVRKLSPSPSLHPTSIPRFGVTTQHENLLSKEIEDIDRWGIDIFKIAEYSGNRPLTVVMYNIFQERDLLKCFKIPPDTFLTFLMTLEDHYRADVAYHNNIHAADVVQSTHVLLSTPALEDVFTDLEIMAALFASAIHDVDHPGLSNQFLINTNSELALMYNDASVLENHHLAVGFKLLQQENCDIFCNLSKKQRRSLRQMTIDMVLATDMSKHMNYLADLKTMVETKKVTSLGVLLLDNYSDRIQVLQNMVHCADLSNPTKPLELYRQWTDRIMVELFSQGDCERDKGIEISPMCDKHTASVEKTQVGFIDYIVHPLWETWADLVHPDAQDILDTLEDNREWYQSMIPRSPSPTPDEQDLRAIVGVGGSGEKFQFDLTLEEEVGELEGDEENMNTEQGLRLRTMNAKHSAMSQSLTVGVTPILDGGERELDQEMTSVSVLQLET; encoded by the exons ATGATTGTAACGCCATTTGCTCAG GTTCTTGCCAGTCTACGTACAGTGAGAGGGAATGTTGCCGTTTTGACTCATGGGCAGGATAGAGGCAACAA GAGACAACCTAGCACTAACCCTCAATCTGCCTGCAAGACAAACCTATCAG ATGAGGCGTATCAGAAACTTGCAGTGGAGACTCTGGAGGAATTGGACTGGTGTCTGGACCAGCTGGAGACCCTGCAAACACGCCACTCAGTCAGCGAAATGGCCTCCAATAAA TTTAAAAGAATGCTCAACAGAGAGCTTACGCAGCTGTCCGAGACCAGCCGCTCAGGAAACCAGGTGTCGGAGTTCATATCAAACACGTTTTTGC AGAAACAGCATGATGTGGAGGTTGTGTCAGCAGCATGTAAAGAGGAGAAGAAACGCCGGCCTATGTCTCAAATAAGCGGAGTGAGGAAACTGAGCCCCAGTCCGAGTCTCCACCCAACAAGCATCCCACGATTTGGTGTCACCACCCAGCACGAGAACCTCCTGTCCAAG GAGATTGAAGACATAGATCGATGGGGTATAGATATCTTTAAGATAGCAGAGTACTCTGGGAATCGGCCGCTGACAGTCGTGATGTACAACATTTTCCAG GAGCGAGATTTGCTCAAATGCTTCAAAATCCCACCAGACACCTTCTTAACCTTTCTTATGACTTTGGAAGACCACTATCGTGCGGATGTAGCCTACCATAACAATATCCACGCCGCAGATGTTGTGCAGTCCACACATGTTCTTCTCTCCACACCTGCCCTAGAG gaTGTGTTCACAGATCTTGAGATCATGGCTGCTCTGTTTGCTAGTGCAATTCATGACGTAGACCATCCAGGACTGTCCAACCAGTTCCTCATTAACACAA ACTCTGAACTGGCTCTGATGTATAATGATGCCTCTGTTTTGGAGAATCATCACCTGGCTGTAGGCTTCAAGCTTCTACAGCAAGAAAACTGTGACATCTTCTGTAACCTTAGCAAGAAACAACGCCGGTCCCTGCGGCAGATGACTATAGATATG GTATTAGCCACTGACATgtccaaacacatgaattacCTAGCTGACCTCAAGACAATGGTAGAAACCAAAAAAGTGACCAGTTTAGGAGTCTTGCTGCTGGACAACTACTCAGACCGAATACAG GTACTCCAGAACATGGTGCACTGCGCTGACCTCAGCAACCCCACCAAACCCCTGGAGCTCTACCGACAGTGGACAGATCGAATCATGGTGGAGCTTTTCAGTCAGGGTGACTGCGAACGTGACAAGGGCATTGAAATCAGCCCCATGTGTGACAAACACACGGCCTCTGTAGAAAAAACTCAG GTGGGATTCATCGACTACATTGTCCACCCTCTGTGGGAGACATGGGCCGATCTGGTCCATCCCGATGCTCAGGACATTCTAGATACATTAGAAGACAATCGTGAATGGTACCAGAGCATGATTCCACGCAGCCCTTCGCCCACCCCCGACGAGCAGGACTTGCGGGCCATTGTGGGCGTTGGGGGATCAGGAGAAAAGTTCCAGTTTGACCTCACTCTTGAGGAAGAGGTTGGGGAGCTGGAAGGTGATGAGGAGAACATGAACACAGAACAAGGACTTAGATTAAGGACTATGAACGCCAAGCATTCAGCAATGTCCCAGAGCCTCACAGTTGGAGTCACTCCCATTTTAGATGGTGGCGAAAGAGAACTGGACCAAGAAATGACCAGTGTGTCTGTCCTGCAGTTGGAAACTTAA